From a single Bacillus pseudomycoides DSM 12442 genomic region:
- a CDS encoding D-amino-acid transaminase: MGSKMAYERFVLWNDTIIDTNNKQPYIQLEERGLQFGDGVYEVIRIYKGNIHLLDPHLTRLYRSMDEIELTLPFSKAELITLLYKLLENNNFQEDGTIYLQVSRGVQHRAHAFSFDVTPTIYAYISKKERPALWIEYGIRAISEPDTRWLRCDIKSLNLLPNVLAATKAERKGCKEALLVRNGIVTEGSHSNFFLVKNGILYTHPANHLILNGIIRQYILSLAHKLQIPVQEELFSIRDVYNADECFFTGTTVEVLPMTHLDGTAIQNGQVGPITKLLQKTFVQSFSTSNISLP, translated from the coding sequence ATGGGAAGTAAAATGGCATACGAAAGATTTGTATTATGGAATGACACAATTATTGATACAAATAACAAACAACCGTACATACAATTAGAAGAACGTGGTTTACAATTTGGAGATGGTGTCTATGAAGTAATTCGTATTTATAAAGGAAACATCCACTTATTAGATCCACATTTAACTCGGTTATACCGTTCAATGGATGAAATAGAACTAACACTACCTTTCTCTAAAGCAGAACTCATTACACTACTTTACAAATTACTCGAAAATAATAACTTCCAAGAAGATGGTACCATCTACCTGCAAGTTTCTCGAGGAGTACAGCATCGTGCGCACGCATTCTCTTTTGATGTAACCCCAACGATTTATGCTTATATCTCAAAAAAAGAACGACCCGCTTTATGGATTGAATACGGAATACGTGCCATATCAGAACCTGATACACGTTGGCTCCGCTGTGATATTAAATCCTTAAATTTATTGCCAAATGTATTGGCTGCCACAAAAGCAGAACGCAAAGGATGTAAAGAAGCCCTTCTCGTTCGTAACGGAATAGTTACAGAGGGTAGTCACTCGAACTTTTTTCTTGTAAAAAACGGGATCCTTTATACCCACCCTGCTAATCACCTAATCCTAAACGGGATTATTCGTCAATATATTCTTTCCTTAGCCCATAAACTACAGATTCCTGTTCAAGAAGAATTATTCAGTATTCGTGATGTCTATAACGCTGACGAGTGCTTTTTTACAGGAACAACTGTAGAAGTGCTGCCTATGACACATCTTGATGGAACTGCCATCCAAAATGGTCAAGTTGGGCCAATCACCAAACTACTACAAAAAACATTTGTCCAAAGTTTTTCAACTTCTAATATCTCATTACCTTAA
- a CDS encoding LTA synthase family protein: MKESLKSQFHNVRFTLFVALALWLKTYIITRTSFDLKLESFMQEFILFISPLATSLLLVGLALFAKGKKRNYIALGIDFVLTIVLVGNVMFYGFYNDFVTLPVLGQTSNFGQLGSSVKELLNYKIIVAFADIILFFVLLKKKKDFAKTERVSRPMRSLYFVSTVAIFFANLGLAETERPELLTRSFDRVMLVKNLGLYTHQLYDLGLQAKSSSQKAFADGSKLQETENYVKTLKEKPDPNMFGVAKGKNVIVVSLESLQTFLIGATVNGQEVTPFLNQFTKESYYFDNFFHQTGQGKTSDAEFLVDTSLYPLDRGAVFFTHGNNEYTATPEILRQQGYYTAVFHANNATFWNRNIMYPALGYDRYYNELDYKITPETKLNWGLKDIEYFNQSVDMLKQVKKPFYTRFLSLTNHYPFTYDDGTKLIEPYNSGDGVFDRYMVTARYLDEALKNFIERLKAEGIYDNSVIVFYGDHYGISENHNRAMAQFLGKEEITTFDHMNLQRTPMFIHVPGQKEGKTISKPTGEIDIKPTILNLLGVDSSNDISFGHDVFSPDYKSFVVLRDGSFITEQYIYTNNTFYNRETGEIVEVPKEEAQAMIDRAQNELHMSDKLIEGDLLRFSESNKIKTGEVKTIIKEDKKGAE, encoded by the coding sequence ATGAAGGAATCTTTAAAATCACAATTTCATAATGTGCGTTTTACTTTGTTCGTCGCTTTGGCCTTATGGCTAAAAACTTACATCATAACGCGTACGAGCTTTGATTTGAAACTTGAATCTTTCATGCAAGAATTTATCTTATTCATTAGTCCATTGGCAACATCATTACTGCTTGTGGGTCTTGCATTATTCGCAAAAGGAAAAAAACGTAATTATATAGCACTTGGAATTGATTTTGTTTTAACAATCGTTCTTGTTGGTAACGTAATGTTCTACGGATTCTACAATGATTTCGTTACTTTACCGGTACTTGGGCAAACGTCCAACTTTGGACAGTTAGGTTCTAGTGTAAAAGAACTACTCAACTACAAAATCATTGTTGCATTTGCTGATATTATTCTTTTCTTCGTTTTATTAAAAAAGAAGAAAGACTTTGCAAAAACGGAGCGTGTGTCACGTCCAATGCGTTCTTTATACTTCGTATCAACGGTTGCTATTTTCTTCGCAAACTTAGGTCTTGCAGAGACTGAGCGTCCGGAACTATTAACGCGTTCATTTGACCGTGTTATGCTCGTAAAAAACTTAGGTTTATATACTCACCAATTATATGATCTTGGCTTACAAGCGAAATCAAGTTCACAAAAAGCATTTGCTGATGGTAGCAAATTACAAGAAACAGAAAACTATGTGAAGACACTCAAAGAGAAACCAGATCCAAATATGTTTGGCGTTGCGAAAGGGAAAAACGTAATCGTCGTTTCTCTTGAATCCTTGCAAACATTCTTAATTGGTGCGACAGTAAATGGTCAAGAAGTTACACCATTCTTAAACCAATTTACAAAAGAAAGCTATTACTTCGATAACTTCTTCCACCAAACTGGACAAGGAAAAACATCGGATGCTGAATTCTTAGTAGATACATCACTATATCCGTTAGACCGAGGTGCTGTATTCTTTACACATGGTAATAACGAATATACTGCAACACCAGAAATCCTGCGTCAGCAAGGGTATTACACAGCTGTATTCCACGCGAACAACGCAACATTCTGGAACCGTAACATCATGTATCCTGCACTTGGTTACGACCGTTACTATAACGAACTTGACTACAAAATCACACCAGAAACAAAGTTAAACTGGGGATTAAAAGATATTGAGTACTTTAATCAATCCGTGGATATGTTAAAACAAGTGAAGAAGCCATTCTATACTCGCTTCCTTAGTTTAACCAACCACTATCCATTTACTTATGATGACGGTACAAAATTAATCGAACCTTACAACTCTGGTGATGGTGTATTTGACCGTTACATGGTAACAGCTCGTTACTTAGACGAAGCACTGAAAAACTTTATTGAACGTCTAAAAGCAGAAGGTATTTATGATAACTCGGTTATCGTATTCTACGGTGACCACTATGGTATTTCTGAAAACCATAACCGTGCGATGGCACAATTCTTAGGAAAAGAAGAAATTACAACATTTGATCATATGAACTTACAACGTACACCAATGTTCATTCACGTTCCAGGTCAAAAAGAAGGTAAAACAATTTCAAAACCAACAGGTGAAATTGATATTAAACCAACAATTCTAAACTTACTTGGTGTTGATTCAAGCAATGACATTAGCTTCGGTCATGATGTATTCTCACCAGATTATAAATCATTCGTTGTTCTTCGTGATGGAAGTTTTATAACAGAACAATATATATATACAAACAATACATTCTATAACCGCGAAACAGGCGAAATTGTAGAAGTACCGAAAGAAGAAGCTCAAGCGATGATTGATCGGGCACAAAATGAACTGCACATGTCTGATAAACTCATTGAGGGAGACTTACTTCGCTTCTCCGAAAGCAACAAAATTAAAACGGGCGAAGTAAAAACAATTATTAAAGAAGACAAAAAAGGCGCTGAGTAA
- a CDS encoding lactate permease LctP family transporter: MGTWTQVYDPFGNIWISAAVALIPIIFFFLALAVFRMKGYVAGLITVVLTILVALFAYKMPFAMAMAATGYGFAYGLWPIAWIIVMSVFLYKISVKTGQFDVIRASVLSITNDHRLLVILIGFSFGAFLEGAAGFGAPVAITAALLAGLGLNPLYAAGLCLIANTAPVAFGAMGIPITVAGQVTGIDPHKIGQMAGHQLPFLSLFVPFFIVFLMDGFKGIKQTWPALLVAGSSFAITQFITATFLGPELPDITSALVSLVCLALFLKVWQPKEIYQSNQANAEAAATTTAASMPKLTVGKVVKAWSPFIILTVMVVIWSQSFFKALFAPGGTLESLVFKFQIPGLHNLVMKAEPIVNKPTPYEAVFKLDILSATGTAILIACIISIIILKMSAKQAIETFAETLQELKMPILSIGLVLGFAFIANYSGLSSTLALALAGTGGLFPFFSPFLGWLGVFLTGSDTSANALFSNLQAITAQQVGVKEVLLVAANTTGGVTGKMISPQSIAIACAAVGLAGKESDLFRFTVKHSIFFVVIVGIMTYVQAYYLTWMIP, from the coding sequence ATGGGCACATGGACACAAGTTTACGATCCGTTCGGTAACATTTGGATTTCCGCAGCGGTAGCACTTATTCCAATTATCTTTTTTTTCTTGGCTTTAGCAGTCTTTCGTATGAAGGGCTATGTAGCAGGACTTATTACAGTTGTATTAACAATTTTAGTTGCGCTATTTGCGTATAAAATGCCGTTTGCAATGGCGATGGCAGCAACCGGATATGGCTTTGCATACGGGTTATGGCCAATTGCATGGATTATTGTGATGTCGGTATTTTTATATAAAATTTCTGTCAAAACAGGACAGTTTGATGTGATTCGTGCATCGGTACTATCGATTACGAATGACCATCGTTTACTCGTTATTTTAATTGGCTTTTCATTTGGCGCATTTTTGGAAGGAGCAGCAGGATTCGGTGCACCGGTAGCAATTACAGCAGCGCTTCTTGCTGGTCTTGGTTTAAATCCGTTATATGCAGCAGGACTTTGCTTAATTGCAAATACAGCACCGGTAGCGTTCGGAGCGATGGGAATTCCAATTACAGTTGCGGGGCAAGTAACGGGTATTGATCCCCACAAAATTGGACAAATGGCTGGACACCAATTGCCGTTTTTATCATTGTTTGTTCCATTCTTTATCGTATTTTTAATGGATGGCTTCAAAGGTATAAAACAAACATGGCCTGCATTACTTGTAGCAGGTAGTTCCTTTGCAATTACGCAATTTATTACAGCAACGTTTTTAGGACCAGAACTTCCAGATATTACATCAGCACTTGTCAGCTTAGTATGTTTAGCATTATTCCTAAAAGTATGGCAGCCGAAAGAAATCTATCAATCTAATCAAGCAAATGCTGAAGCGGCAGCAACAACGACGGCTGCATCCATGCCGAAATTAACAGTAGGAAAAGTTGTAAAGGCTTGGTCACCATTTATTATTTTGACAGTGATGGTTGTTATTTGGAGTCAAAGTTTCTTTAAAGCATTATTTGCTCCAGGTGGGACGTTAGAAAGTCTTGTCTTTAAGTTTCAAATTCCAGGTCTGCACAATTTAGTCATGAAGGCAGAGCCAATTGTAAATAAACCAACGCCTTATGAGGCAGTATTCAAACTTGATATTTTATCAGCAACTGGAACAGCAATTTTAATCGCTTGTATCATTTCTATCATTATTTTAAAAATGAGTGCAAAACAAGCTATAGAAACATTTGCAGAAACGTTACAAGAATTAAAAATGCCAATTCTATCTATCGGTTTAGTATTAGGATTCGCATTCATCGCAAACTATTCTGGTTTATCCTCAACACTCGCGTTAGCATTAGCAGGAACAGGTGGATTATTCCCATTCTTCTCACCATTCCTTGGCTGGCTCGGTGTATTCTTAACAGGATCAGATACATCGGCAAACGCGCTATTCTCCAATTTGCAAGCTATTACAGCACAGCAAGTTGGTGTGAAAGAAGTATTGCTTGTTGCTGCAAATACAACAGGTGGTGTAACGGGTAAAATGATTTCTCCGCAATCGATTGCGATCGCGTGTGCAGCAGTAGGTCTCGCTGGAAAAGAATCTGACTTATTCCGCTTCACAGTAAAACATAGTATATTCTTTGTAGTTATTGTTGGTATTATGACATATGTACAAGCTTATTATTTAACGTGGATGATACCTTAA
- a CDS encoding YkvA family protein — protein sequence MERKFSVEAFWNKVKHVAKQAGQSVIYASLLLFYVMQRPDVPKRVKATIIGALAYFIAPIDAIPDFIAGIGYTDDLGALTAALLQASMYVNEDVKEKAQMKLADWFGSDIDTSFIDQKLDQ from the coding sequence ATGGAACGAAAATTTTCAGTTGAAGCGTTTTGGAATAAAGTGAAACATGTAGCGAAACAAGCGGGACAATCGGTTATTTATGCAAGTTTATTGCTGTTTTACGTTATGCAAAGACCGGATGTTCCAAAACGAGTAAAGGCAACCATTATCGGAGCACTTGCTTACTTTATTGCGCCAATTGATGCGATTCCGGATTTTATAGCTGGAATTGGTTATACGGATGATTTAGGGGCATTAACAGCTGCACTTTTGCAAGCATCCATGTATGTAAATGAAGATGTAAAAGAAAAAGCGCAGATGAAATTAGCGGATTGGTTTGGTTCGGATATAGACACATCGTTTATCGATCAAAAATTAGATCAATAG
- a CDS encoding metal-binding protein, whose translation MPSGKTHTKINLLSLPIVLFMLVSYGLTNFDFLLTFAIGFLIGTFFLTPDLDIHSNAYNKWGLLRIFWYPYQCVMPHRSFLTHTLVIGDLIRILYMLLVFSPFLYIVNKMVLDGRLLEIAKEHDVALTTFVIGVIAASALHIIADRLNTRRKKLMRKKKKRRRR comes from the coding sequence ATGCCATCAGGAAAAACACATACGAAAATAAACTTACTTTCTCTTCCGATTGTTTTATTTATGCTTGTTTCGTATGGATTAACAAATTTTGATTTTTTACTCACTTTTGCGATAGGCTTTTTAATCGGCACGTTTTTCTTAACACCAGATTTGGATATTCATAGTAACGCCTATAATAAATGGGGATTACTTCGTATTTTTTGGTATCCGTATCAATGTGTGATGCCGCATCGTTCTTTTTTAACGCATACGCTTGTAATCGGTGATCTCATTCGTATATTGTATATGCTTCTTGTCTTTTCTCCATTCCTATACATAGTAAATAAAATGGTGCTAGACGGAAGGTTACTTGAGATTGCAAAGGAACATGATGTTGCTTTAACGACATTTGTAATTGGAGTTATCGCTGCGAGTGCACTCCATATTATAGCGGATCGATTGAATACGCGCCGGAAAAAGCTTATGAGAAAAAAGAAGAAAAGAAGAAGAAGGTAG
- a CDS encoding SH3 domain-containing protein codes for MKKYLAGLAAVSVAGGAAPTLDSVQAAPENTQKPATQTVQAAPQNNSNYTVTADVLHVRSGASTSHDIISRVYEGQTLNVIGEENGWVKINHNGKTGYVSGQFVSKNGTTPNVSTGGKNKVTADVLRVRTSPNTSSSIMGRVYEGQTLQVISIENGWVKINHNGKTGYVSGQFISGISSNAGSSNNNNVQAASGNYTVNVSSLRVRTGPSASHTVLGSVHKGQVVQVVGEVQDWFKINYAGQTAYLSKDYVTKGGSSNDVVQGNDQQQEINNNVTVQTGGTYVVNTTSLRVRTGPATYHGVLGGVLNGQTLNVTGVENGWYKINHHGKTGYVSSEFVKFVKGGTTTPEQPNQPEQPQTSVGEYYINAAALNVRSGEGTNYSVIGALPQGQKVQVISEHYGWSKINYNGRTGYVGTRFLSKTPVGGAVDNKPNNSNNNNNQNNNNNAGNTSGNTSSILAYAKSMQGVPYVWGGTSANGVDCSGYIFHVFNKFGHNISRQTVAGYWSSLPKTSNPQPGDLIYFQNTYKPGPSHMGIYLGGGSFIQAGDNGVKIVSMNNSYWSSHFLGYTKAP; via the coding sequence ATGAAAAAATATCTTGCCGGTCTTGCGGCAGTGTCTGTAGCAGGAGGAGCAGCCCCGACATTAGATAGCGTTCAAGCTGCCCCTGAAAATACACAAAAGCCTGCTACACAAACTGTTCAAGCTGCACCACAAAACAATTCAAACTACACAGTTACTGCTGACGTATTACACGTTCGTTCAGGAGCTAGCACTTCTCACGACATCATCTCTCGCGTATATGAGGGTCAAACATTAAACGTAATCGGTGAAGAAAACGGTTGGGTTAAAATTAACCATAATGGTAAAACTGGTTACGTTAGTGGACAATTCGTATCAAAAAATGGTACAACACCAAACGTAAGCACAGGTGGCAAAAACAAAGTTACTGCTGATGTATTGCGTGTTCGCACAAGCCCAAATACTTCTAGTTCCATTATGGGACGTGTATATGAAGGACAAACATTGCAAGTTATTAGCATAGAAAACGGATGGGTTAAAATTAACCATAACGGCAAAACTGGTTACGTTAGTGGACAATTCATATCTGGCATTTCTTCAAACGCTGGTTCTTCAAATAACAACAATGTTCAAGCAGCAAGCGGAAACTATACAGTAAATGTATCTTCTCTTCGCGTCCGTACAGGCCCTAGCGCTTCTCATACAGTTTTAGGATCTGTTCATAAAGGACAAGTTGTACAAGTTGTTGGCGAAGTTCAAGATTGGTTCAAAATTAACTATGCTGGACAAACTGCTTACCTTAGCAAGGACTACGTAACAAAAGGTGGTTCTAGTAACGATGTTGTCCAAGGTAATGATCAACAACAAGAAATCAATAATAATGTAACTGTTCAAACTGGCGGTACTTATGTTGTTAATACAACATCATTACGTGTTCGTACAGGCCCAGCTACATACCACGGTGTACTTGGTGGCGTATTAAACGGTCAAACATTAAATGTAACTGGTGTAGAAAATGGTTGGTACAAAATTAATCATCACGGTAAAACTGGCTATGTAAGTAGCGAATTTGTGAAATTTGTTAAAGGTGGCACAACGACACCGGAACAACCAAACCAGCCTGAGCAACCACAAACATCTGTTGGTGAATACTACATTAATGCGGCAGCATTAAATGTACGTAGCGGCGAAGGTACAAATTACAGCGTAATCGGTGCTCTTCCACAAGGTCAAAAAGTACAAGTTATTTCTGAACATTATGGATGGAGTAAAATTAACTACAACGGTCGCACTGGCTATGTAGGAACTCGTTTCCTATCTAAAACACCAGTCGGTGGCGCTGTAGACAATAAACCTAACAACAGTAACAATAACAACAACCAAAATAATAATAATAACGCAGGCAACACAAGTGGTAATACATCATCTATTCTTGCATATGCAAAATCAATGCAAGGTGTACCATATGTATGGGGTGGCACTTCTGCTAATGGTGTTGACTGCAGTGGTTACATTTTCCACGTATTTAACAAATTCGGTCACAACATTAGCCGTCAAACTGTAGCAGGATATTGGAGCAGTCTACCAAAAACTTCAAATCCACAACCAGGCGATTTAATCTATTTCCAAAACACTTATAAGCCAGGTCCTTCTCATATGGGTATCTACCTTGGCGGCGGATCATTTATTCAAGCTGGTGACAACGGAGTTAAAATTGTTTCAATGAATAACTCTTACTGGAGCAGCCACTTCTTAGGATATACAAAAGCACCTTAA